The following are encoded in a window of Saccharothrix longispora genomic DNA:
- a CDS encoding DUF3558 family protein, with protein MTSPRSAPALALALIVTAGCSYTVNGDALPQVDATTSVAGTTTPAGGGGAPRIARPRTVAGVEPCSLLSADDLKAIGPLKKEPARKDDVIQESCQYVLDDGTPAGRTVVAALYQKYEQVRQRQERGHEVVVEGHSTWVYCDLSGQEMTCTATLAVNANRSILVAMAQPGGVDEQMIATMQPLLRAGLNRLPNA; from the coding sequence GTGACCAGCCCCCGCTCGGCGCCCGCGTTGGCCCTCGCCCTGATCGTGACGGCCGGGTGCAGCTACACCGTCAACGGCGACGCGCTGCCGCAGGTCGACGCCACGACGTCGGTGGCGGGCACCACGACGCCGGCGGGCGGGGGCGGCGCGCCGAGGATCGCCCGGCCGCGCACCGTCGCCGGGGTCGAGCCGTGCTCGCTGCTCAGCGCCGACGACCTCAAGGCCATCGGACCGCTCAAGAAGGAGCCGGCGCGCAAGGACGACGTGATCCAGGAGTCGTGCCAGTACGTCCTGGACGACGGCACGCCCGCCGGCCGCACGGTCGTCGCCGCGCTCTACCAGAAGTACGAGCAGGTGCGGCAGCGGCAGGAGCGGGGACACGAGGTCGTCGTCGAGGGGCACTCCACCTGGGTGTACTGCGACCTGAGCGGCCAGGAGATGACGTGCACGGCGACGCTGGCGGTGAACGCCAACCGCAGCATCCTGGTGGCGATGGCCCAGCCCGGCGGGGTCGACGAGCAGATGATCGCCACCATGCAGCCGCTGCTCAGGGCAGGGTTGAACCGGCTCCCGAACGCGTGA
- a CDS encoding MFS transporter, with protein sequence MPTPRLAVFAVFLFNGALFLSWAARMPALAAQVGATEATLGLALLGASLGLALTAPFAARACARVGARNLVVVGAVVTVLAVPSLTLATSPLHLGLVLFVLGSCNAMLDVGMNVAAVAVTRALDRPLMPQFHAGFSVGGLIGSLGAAAAASAGWGLTRHLLTAAAVGAVVVAWVIRAVPGATGEPAARPAGDRPVLSRPLLWLLAGVTLCSAIAEGAASDWSALFFVTERGLDEATAAAGYAGFSVAMAAARLLGEPAQRRLGPHRLLAAGAIVASAGFALTVLVPEAAAGFAGFGLAGLGLAFAFPVVMDLAGDAGKRADGTGGEREIGLVTTVAYTGFLAGPPLVGGIAHASSLSVSLGFVAVVIALIVPVVWLARRSRDRELTRSGAGSTLP encoded by the coding sequence ATGCCCACGCCACGCCTCGCCGTCTTCGCGGTGTTCCTGTTCAACGGGGCGCTGTTCTTGTCCTGGGCGGCCCGCATGCCCGCCCTCGCCGCGCAGGTCGGCGCCACCGAGGCCACCCTCGGCCTCGCCCTGCTCGGCGCGAGCCTCGGCCTGGCGCTGACCGCGCCGTTCGCCGCGCGCGCCTGCGCCCGGGTCGGCGCGCGGAACCTGGTCGTCGTCGGCGCGGTGGTGACCGTGCTCGCCGTGCCCTCCCTCACGCTGGCCACGTCACCGCTGCACCTGGGGCTGGTCCTGTTCGTGCTCGGCTCGTGCAACGCGATGCTCGACGTCGGCATGAACGTCGCCGCGGTCGCCGTCACCCGCGCCCTGGACCGTCCGCTGATGCCCCAGTTCCACGCGGGGTTCAGCGTCGGCGGCCTGATCGGGTCACTGGGCGCGGCCGCCGCCGCGAGCGCCGGCTGGGGCCTCACCCGCCACCTGCTCACGGCCGCCGCCGTCGGCGCGGTCGTGGTGGCCTGGGTGATCAGGGCCGTCCCCGGCGCGACCGGCGAGCCGGCCGCGCGGCCGGCGGGCGACCGGCCCGTGCTCTCGCGCCCGCTGCTGTGGCTGCTGGCCGGCGTGACGCTGTGCTCGGCGATCGCGGAGGGCGCGGCGTCGGACTGGTCGGCCCTGTTCTTCGTCACCGAGCGCGGGCTGGACGAGGCCACCGCGGCGGCGGGGTACGCGGGCTTCTCGGTCGCCATGGCCGCCGCCCGCCTGCTCGGCGAGCCCGCGCAGCGCCGCCTCGGCCCGCACCGGCTGCTCGCGGCGGGCGCGATCGTGGCGTCGGCCGGGTTCGCGCTGACCGTGCTGGTGCCGGAGGCCGCGGCCGGCTTCGCCGGGTTCGGGCTCGCGGGCCTGGGCCTCGCCTTCGCGTTCCCGGTGGTCATGGACCTCGCGGGCGACGCGGGCAAGCGTGCCGACGGCACCGGCGGCGAGCGGGAGATCGGCCTGGTGACGACGGTCGCCTACACCGGTTTCCTGGCCGGTCCACCGCTCGTCGGCGGCATCGCGCACGCGAGCAGCCTGTCGGTGTCGCTGGGGTTCGTGGCGGTCGTGATCGCGCTGATCGTCCCGGTGGTGTGGCTCGCGCGCCGTTCCCGCGACCGCGAGCTCACGCGTTCGGGAGCCGGTTCAACCCTGCCCTGA
- a CDS encoding LacI family DNA-binding transcriptional regulator, with product MDRPRKPTLDTVAGVVGVSRATVSNAYNRPDQLSAALRERIMETAATLGYAGPDPVARSLATRHSAAVGFMLGQELSASFSDPALSVVLDGLASTVDGHDHTLVLMPGRDRGGPRRETVARAQADVVVAYSLPSDAPAFDAVRARGLPLVVIDQPVLDGTARVEVDDAGGARLAASSLRSLGHRHVGVVTFALHPDGHSGPVTPERAATSPFRVTTERLHGYLDVVGHGAPVWECARSSRELGRQGARELLSSPTRPTALLCMSDELAFGALQAVRDLGLRVPDDVSVIGFDDVPAAEHADPPLTTVRQPLAEKGRRAGELALRLLDGGRPDEPTRLGVSLVQRASTAFKP from the coding sequence GTGGACCGCCCTCGGAAGCCGACGCTCGACACGGTGGCCGGCGTGGTCGGCGTGTCGCGGGCGACCGTGTCCAACGCCTACAACCGGCCCGACCAGCTGTCGGCAGCGTTGCGCGAGCGCATCATGGAGACCGCGGCCACCCTCGGCTACGCGGGCCCCGACCCGGTGGCGCGCAGCCTCGCGACCCGGCACAGCGCCGCCGTCGGCTTCATGCTCGGCCAGGAGCTGTCCGCCTCGTTCTCCGATCCGGCGCTGTCGGTCGTGCTCGACGGCCTGGCCTCGACCGTGGACGGCCACGACCACACGTTGGTGTTGATGCCCGGCCGCGACCGCGGCGGTCCGCGCCGGGAGACCGTGGCCCGCGCCCAGGCCGACGTCGTGGTGGCCTACTCCCTGCCCTCCGACGCGCCCGCGTTCGACGCCGTGCGCGCCCGGGGGCTGCCGCTGGTCGTCATCGACCAGCCCGTCCTCGACGGCACGGCGCGGGTCGAGGTCGACGACGCCGGCGGCGCGCGGCTGGCCGCGTCGTCCCTGCGGTCGCTCGGGCACCGGCACGTCGGCGTGGTCACGTTCGCCCTGCACCCCGACGGCCACAGCGGCCCCGTGACGCCGGAGCGCGCGGCGACGTCGCCGTTCCGCGTCACCACGGAGCGGCTGCACGGCTACCTCGACGTCGTCGGGCACGGCGCGCCGGTGTGGGAGTGCGCCCGCAGCAGCCGCGAACTCGGCCGGCAGGGGGCGCGCGAACTGCTCTCGTCGCCGACCCGGCCGACCGCGCTGCTGTGCATGTCGGACGAACTCGCGTTCGGCGCCCTCCAGGCCGTGCGCGACCTGGGCCTGCGCGTGCCCGACGACGTGTCGGTGATCGGCTTCGACGACGTCCCCGCGGCAGAGCACGCCGACCCGCCGTTGACCACGGTGCGTCAACCCCTGGCCGAGAAGGGCCGCCGGGCGGGTGAACTGGCGCTCCGCTTGCTCGACGGGGGCAGACCGGACGAGCCGACGAGACTCGGTGTTTCACTCGTCCAGCGGGCTTCCACAGCCTTCAAACCGTGA
- the ettA gene encoding energy-dependent translational throttle protein EttA: protein MAEFIYTMKKVRKAHGDKVILDDVTIMFYPGAKIGLVGPNGAGKSSVLKIMAGLDTPGNGEAYLSPGYSVGILQQEPALNEDKTVLGNVQEGLGEIKVKLDRYNEIAEKMAVDYSDELMEEMGQLQEELEHADAWDLDSQLEQAMDALRCPPPDADVKVLSGGERRRVALCKLLLSKPDLLLLDEPTNHLDAESVLWLEQHLAQYQGAVLAVTHDRYFLDNLSQWILELERGRAHVYEGNYSTYLEKKAERLAVQGKKDQKLQKRLKDELDWVRSGAKARQAKSKARLGRYEEMAAEAEKTRKLDFEEIQIPPGPRLGSVVVEVNNLKKGFGDRVLIDGLSFSLPRNGIVGVIGPNGVGKTTLFKTIVGLEEADAGEVRIGETVKLSYVDQSRGGLDPKKNVWEVVSDGLDYIHVGSVEMPSRAYVSAFGFKGPDQQKPAGVLSGGERNRLNLALTLKEGGNLILLDEPTNDLDVETLGSLENALEQFPGCAVVISHDRWFLDRVATHILAWEGTDENPASWYWFEGNFEGYEKNKIERLGADAARPHRVTYRKLTRD, encoded by the coding sequence ATGGCCGAGTTCATCTACACCATGAAGAAGGTGCGCAAGGCGCACGGGGACAAGGTCATCCTTGATGACGTCACGATCATGTTCTACCCCGGTGCGAAGATCGGCTTGGTCGGCCCGAACGGCGCCGGCAAGTCGAGCGTGCTGAAGATCATGGCCGGCCTGGACACCCCGGGCAACGGCGAGGCCTACCTGTCGCCGGGCTACTCGGTGGGCATCCTCCAGCAGGAGCCGGCGCTCAACGAGGACAAGACCGTCCTGGGCAACGTCCAGGAGGGCCTGGGCGAGATCAAGGTGAAGCTCGACCGCTACAACGAGATCGCCGAGAAGATGGCCGTCGACTACTCCGACGAGCTGATGGAGGAGATGGGCCAGCTCCAGGAGGAGTTGGAGCACGCCGACGCGTGGGACCTCGACTCCCAGCTGGAGCAGGCGATGGACGCCCTCCGCTGCCCGCCGCCCGACGCCGACGTCAAGGTGCTGTCCGGTGGTGAGCGCCGCCGGGTGGCGCTGTGCAAGCTGCTGCTCAGCAAGCCCGACCTGCTGCTGCTCGACGAGCCCACCAACCACCTGGACGCGGAGAGCGTCCTGTGGCTGGAGCAGCACCTCGCGCAGTACCAGGGCGCCGTCCTGGCGGTCACCCACGACCGGTACTTCCTCGACAACCTGTCCCAGTGGATCCTGGAGCTCGAACGCGGTCGTGCCCACGTCTACGAGGGCAACTACTCCACGTACCTGGAGAAGAAGGCCGAGCGCCTGGCGGTCCAGGGCAAGAAGGACCAGAAGCTCCAGAAGCGGCTGAAGGACGAGCTGGACTGGGTCCGGTCGGGCGCCAAGGCCCGCCAGGCCAAGTCCAAGGCCCGCCTCGGCCGCTACGAGGAGATGGCCGCGGAGGCGGAGAAGACCCGCAAGCTCGACTTCGAGGAGATCCAGATCCCGCCGGGCCCGCGCCTGGGCAGCGTCGTGGTCGAGGTCAACAACCTCAAGAAGGGCTTCGGCGACCGGGTGCTGATCGACGGCCTGTCGTTCAGCCTGCCGCGCAACGGCATCGTCGGCGTGATCGGTCCGAACGGCGTGGGCAAGACGACGCTGTTCAAGACCATCGTCGGGCTGGAGGAGGCCGACGCGGGCGAGGTCAGGATCGGCGAGACGGTCAAGCTCTCCTACGTCGACCAGAGCCGCGGCGGGTTGGACCCGAAGAAGAACGTGTGGGAGGTCGTCTCCGACGGTCTCGACTACATCCACGTCGGCAGCGTCGAGATGCCGTCGCGGGCGTACGTCAGCGCGTTCGGCTTCAAGGGCCCCGACCAGCAGAAGCCGGCGGGCGTGCTCTCCGGTGGCGAGCGCAACCGGCTGAACCTGGCGCTGACCCTCAAGGAGGGCGGCAACCTGATCCTGCTGGACGAGCCGACGAACGACCTGGACGTCGAGACCCTCGGGTCGCTGGAGAACGCCCTGGAGCAGTTCCCCGGCTGCGCCGTGGTCATCTCGCACGACCGGTGGTTCCTCGACCGCGTCGCCACGCACATCCTCGCGTGGGAGGGCACGGACGAGAACCCGGCGAGCTGGTACTGGTTCGAGGGCAACTTCGAGGGGTACGAGAAGAACAAGATCGAGCGACTCGGTGCGGACGCGGCTCGTCCGCACCGCGTGACCTACCGCAAGCTCACGAGGGACTGA
- a CDS encoding cytochrome c oxidase assembly protein encodes MPTEAPTRTQRTGLVPLLAVGATIAALIAAGLLAVTGDDRPGLIVVRVLTESAAVVTIGSLLLAAFLVPPQGSGTLAADGYAALRTAGWAALAWTAGAVASVPYTVADALGQPVSVLLEPSVLFQVAGLVEQAKAWMITAVLVALLALGCRLVLSWGWTSALFFLSVFALVPVAVTGHSSGGGSHDVATNSLLYHLVAAALWVGGLIALLAHGRRGGDHLGLATSRFSKLALVCWIVMAVSGVVNAYVRLPLDQLFGSDYGLLVLGKTVALVVLGVVGYFQREKGVKEVVATGSGRSLLRLAGIEVLLMFLTLGLASALSRTPPPVEGRALPSSVELKIGYDLFGSPTLARTLFDWRFDLVFGTVFLALAAVYVLGVLRLRKRGDAWPVGRTVAWVAGCLTVVFATSSGLGRYAPAMFSVHMEAHMLLSMLAPILLVLGGPVTLALRALPTAGRGNPPGPREWLLALTHSPVAKLLTNPFVALALFVGSFYGLYFSGLFDAALDYHWAHLAMNAHFILVGYVFYWPVIGIDPSPNRLPPLGRLGLLFASMPFHAFFGIVLMSSQTVIGEDFYRSLALPWVPSLLEDQRLGGGIAWAAGEVPLVVVMVALLVQWARSDGREARRSDRRADADGDADLAAYNAMLRKMSGKND; translated from the coding sequence GTGCCCACTGAAGCGCCCACCAGAACCCAGCGCACCGGCCTGGTCCCCCTGCTGGCCGTCGGCGCGACGATCGCCGCGCTGATCGCGGCGGGACTGCTGGCGGTCACCGGCGACGACCGGCCGGGGCTGATCGTCGTGCGCGTGCTGACCGAGTCGGCCGCCGTCGTGACGATCGGGTCGCTGCTGCTCGCGGCGTTCCTCGTGCCGCCGCAGGGCAGCGGGACGCTCGCCGCCGACGGGTACGCGGCCCTGCGCACGGCCGGCTGGGCGGCGCTGGCGTGGACGGCGGGCGCGGTGGCGTCGGTGCCGTACACGGTGGCCGACGCGTTGGGCCAGCCCGTGTCGGTGCTGCTGGAGCCGTCCGTGCTGTTCCAGGTCGCGGGCCTGGTGGAGCAGGCGAAGGCGTGGATGATCACCGCCGTCCTGGTGGCGCTGCTCGCGCTCGGCTGCCGCCTGGTGCTGTCCTGGGGCTGGACGTCGGCGCTGTTCTTCCTGTCGGTGTTCGCCCTGGTGCCGGTCGCGGTGACGGGGCACTCGTCGGGCGGCGGCTCGCACGACGTGGCCACGAACAGCCTGCTGTACCACCTGGTCGCGGCGGCGCTGTGGGTCGGCGGCCTGATCGCGCTGCTCGCGCACGGCCGTCGCGGCGGCGACCACCTGGGCCTGGCCACGTCGCGGTTCTCGAAGCTCGCCCTGGTGTGCTGGATCGTGATGGCCGTCTCCGGCGTGGTCAACGCCTACGTGCGGCTGCCCCTGGACCAGCTGTTCGGCAGCGACTACGGGCTGCTGGTGCTGGGCAAGACGGTGGCGCTGGTGGTGCTCGGCGTCGTCGGGTACTTCCAGCGCGAGAAGGGCGTGAAGGAGGTCGTCGCCACGGGCTCCGGGCGGTCGCTGCTGCGGCTCGCGGGCATCGAGGTGCTGCTGATGTTCCTCACGCTCGGCCTGGCGTCGGCGTTGAGCCGCACGCCCCCGCCGGTGGAGGGGAGGGCGCTGCCCAGCTCGGTGGAGCTGAAGATCGGCTACGACCTGTTCGGCTCGCCCACGCTGGCCCGCACGCTGTTCGACTGGCGGTTCGACCTGGTCTTCGGCACGGTCTTCCTGGCGCTGGCCGCGGTCTACGTGCTGGGCGTGCTGCGGCTGCGCAAGCGCGGCGACGCGTGGCCGGTCGGCCGCACGGTGGCGTGGGTCGCGGGCTGCCTGACCGTGGTGTTCGCCACGTCGTCGGGTCTGGGCCGGTACGCGCCCGCCATGTTCAGCGTGCACATGGAAGCGCACATGCTGCTGTCCATGCTGGCGCCGATCCTGCTGGTGCTGGGCGGTCCGGTGACGCTGGCGCTGCGCGCGCTGCCGACCGCGGGCAGGGGCAACCCGCCGGGGCCGCGCGAGTGGCTGCTGGCGTTGACGCACTCGCCGGTGGCGAAGCTGCTGACCAACCCGTTCGTGGCGTTGGCGCTGTTCGTGGGCTCCTTCTACGGCCTGTACTTCTCGGGCCTGTTCGACGCGGCCCTGGACTACCACTGGGCGCACCTGGCGATGAACGCCCACTTCATCCTGGTCGGCTACGTCTTCTACTGGCCGGTGATCGGCATCGACCCGTCGCCGAACAGGCTGCCGCCGCTGGGCCGGCTGGGGCTGCTGTTCGCCTCGATGCCGTTCCACGCGTTCTTCGGCATCGTGCTGATGAGCTCCCAGACGGTGATCGGTGAGGACTTCTACCGCTCGCTGGCCCTGCCGTGGGTGCCGTCGCTGCTGGAGGACCAGCGGCTGGGCGGCGGCATCGCGTGGGCGGCGGGCGAGGTGCCGCTGGTCGTGGTGATGGTGGCGCTGCTGGTGCAGTGGGCCCGGTCGGACGGCCGCGAGGCCCGTCGGTCGGACCGGCGGGCGGACGCGGACGGTGACGCGGACCTCGCCGCGTACAACGCGATGCTGCGCAAGATGTCCGGGAAGAACGACTAG
- a CDS encoding single-stranded DNA-binding protein gives MAYNESRVTVCGNVASGIAHSKVRTGFSRASFRLFTAERRWDGEQRAWVDGDQMFLSVTCWRALADNVHASLDKGDPVVVSGRMTIKEVEWEGTPRQVLDIEATSVGPNLALCTSITTRPRRTPEVVGARAAPEPERPEPAPVAAEAPALPKARRSSGVAAVRKGESALVRAGDTARPKEVAEAPS, from the coding sequence ATGGCCTACAACGAATCCCGCGTCACGGTCTGCGGCAACGTGGCGAGCGGCATCGCCCACAGCAAGGTCCGCACCGGCTTCAGCAGGGCGAGCTTCCGGCTGTTCACCGCCGAGCGCCGCTGGGACGGCGAGCAGCGGGCCTGGGTCGACGGCGACCAGATGTTCCTGTCGGTCACGTGCTGGCGGGCGCTGGCCGACAACGTGCACGCCTCCCTGGACAAGGGTGATCCGGTCGTGGTCAGCGGCCGGATGACCATCAAGGAGGTGGAGTGGGAGGGCACGCCGCGGCAGGTCCTCGACATCGAGGCCACCTCGGTCGGCCCCAACCTCGCCCTGTGCACGTCGATCACCACGCGCCCGCGGCGGACACCCGAAGTCGTCGGGGCACGGGCCGCGCCGGAGCCGGAGCGCCCGGAACCCGCACCCGTGGCCGCCGAGGCGCCCGCCCTGCCGAAGGCGCGCAGGTCGAGCGGGGTGGCGGCGGTCCGGAAGGGTGAGTCGGCGCTGGTGCGGGCGGGCGACACCGCACGCCCGAAGGAGGTGGCCGAAGCGCCGTCCTGA
- a CDS encoding cation:proton antiporter, whose translation MIVLAAPPTPIAAHPMLVFLLQLTVLLGVAFALGKLAARFNMPAVVGELAAGVILGPSLLAHAIPPLSNWLFPSDAAQIHLLDAVGQLGVLMLVGFTGMHVDMGLVRRKGRTAAWVSAGGLFIPLGLGVAVGMVLPGSLVAEGGERLVFALFLGVAMCVSAIPVIAKTLLEMKLLHRNIGQLTISAAAVDDVVGWSLLSVVSAMATTGMRAGHVALTIGSLVGVLAVALLLGRPVVKFGLTRANRSSDPAVTVAVVALLLFASAAGTHALGLEPILGTFVMGVLLSSSGLLDRQKIAPLRTFVMGVLAPIFFATAGLRMDLTELAKPPVLLAAVVVLVIAILGKFVGAYLGARLSRLSHWEGLALGAGLNARGVIEVVVAMVGLRLGVLTTAGYTIVVLVAVVTSLMAPPMLRYAVRRIEVTEEERVRERLFDGEKAAS comes from the coding sequence ATGATCGTGCTCGCCGCACCACCCACGCCCATCGCCGCGCACCCGATGCTCGTCTTCCTGCTCCAGCTGACCGTGCTGCTGGGCGTCGCCTTCGCCCTGGGCAAGCTCGCGGCCCGGTTCAACATGCCCGCGGTGGTGGGTGAGCTGGCCGCGGGCGTGATCCTCGGGCCCTCCCTGCTGGCGCACGCCATCCCCCCGCTGTCGAACTGGCTGTTCCCGTCCGACGCCGCGCAGATCCACCTGCTGGACGCGGTGGGGCAGCTCGGGGTGCTGATGCTGGTCGGCTTCACCGGCATGCACGTCGACATGGGGTTGGTGCGCCGCAAGGGGCGCACCGCGGCTTGGGTCAGCGCCGGCGGGCTGTTCATCCCGCTCGGGCTGGGCGTCGCGGTGGGCATGGTGCTGCCCGGGTCCCTCGTCGCCGAGGGCGGCGAGCGACTGGTGTTCGCGCTGTTCCTCGGCGTCGCGATGTGCGTCAGCGCCATCCCGGTCATCGCCAAGACGCTGCTGGAGATGAAGCTGCTGCACCGCAACATCGGGCAGCTCACCATCAGCGCCGCCGCGGTGGACGACGTCGTCGGCTGGTCGCTGCTGTCGGTCGTGTCGGCCATGGCCACCACCGGCATGCGGGCCGGGCACGTCGCGCTGACCATCGGCAGCCTCGTCGGCGTGCTCGCGGTCGCCCTGCTGCTGGGGCGCCCCGTGGTGAAGTTCGGCCTCACCCGGGCCAACAGGTCCAGCGACCCGGCCGTGACGGTCGCGGTGGTGGCGCTGCTGCTGTTCGCCTCGGCGGCGGGCACGCACGCCCTCGGCCTGGAGCCGATCCTGGGGACGTTCGTGATGGGCGTGCTGCTGAGCAGTTCCGGGTTGCTGGACCGGCAGAAGATCGCGCCGCTGCGGACGTTCGTGATGGGCGTGCTGGCGCCGATCTTCTTCGCCACCGCCGGCCTGCGGATGGACCTGACGGAGCTGGCCAAGCCCCCGGTCCTGCTGGCCGCGGTGGTGGTGCTGGTCATCGCGATCCTCGGCAAGTTCGTCGGGGCCTACCTGGGCGCGCGGTTGAGCCGGCTCAGCCACTGGGAGGGCCTGGCGCTCGGGGCGGGGTTGAACGCCCGCGGCGTCATCGAGGTCGTCGTGGCGATGGTGGGCCTGCGGTTGGGGGTGCTGACCACCGCCGGGTACACGATCGTCGTGCTGGTCGCCGTGGTCACGTCGCTGATGGCGCCGCCGATGCTGCGGTACGCGGTGCGCCGGATCGAGGTCACCGAGGAGGAGCGGGTGCGGGAGCGGCTGTTCGACGGGGAGAAGGCCGCGAGCTAG